One Setaria viridis chromosome 5, Setaria_viridis_v4.0, whole genome shotgun sequence genomic region harbors:
- the LOC117856235 gene encoding uncharacterized mitochondrial protein AtMg00810-like, with translation MVCTLNAVTYVASCVSTERAGVTTMKMSMDALSDSLFRRQGSPRDRATLMDLVATISESTKLDSTLKGMGFEQSPHEAAIYRRGNGENALLVGVYVDDLVIIGTKDAEAAAFKEEMKATFQMIDLGPLSFYLGIKVHQDDSGIMLRQTAYAKRVVELAGLTDCNPALTPMEERLKLNRDSTTEEVDATQYRCLVGSLRYLAHTRPFLAFSVGYVSRFMQRLTMEHQQVMKRIVRYVAAILDHGLFYPRCPGAAHFVGYSDSDHAGDIDTKAQEVSWIGIARHFSLIRNLRRENSK, from the coding sequence aTGGTGTGCACTCTTAATGCCGTCACCTACGTCGCGTCGTGTGTCTCCACGGAGCGTGCCGGCGTCACGACCATGAAGATGAGCATGGACGCGCTCTCAGACTCGCTGTTCCGCCGCCAGGGCTCGCCCCGGGATCGCGCCACGCTCATGGATCTCGTCGCAACAATTTCCGAATCCACCAAATTGGATTCCACGCTCAAAGGGatgggcttcgagcaaagcccgCACGAGGCGGCCATCTACCGGCGGGGCAATGGAGAAAATGCCCTACTGGTGGGTGTCTACGTCGACGACTTGGTGATCATCGGCACCAAGGATGCGGAGGCGGCAGCGTTCAAGGAAGAAATGAAGGCCACCTTCCAGATGATTGACCtggggcctctctccttctacctgggGATCAAGGTGCACCAGGATGATTCCGGGATCATGCTTCGACAGACCGCCTACGCCAAGCGCGTCGTGGAGCTAGCCGGGCTCACCGACTGCAACCCAGCTCTCACTCCGATGGAAGAGAGGCTGAAGCTGAACCGCGACAGCACGACGGAGGAGGTAGATGCTACGCAGTACCGGTGtcttgtggggagccttcgctacCTCGCCCACACACGACCGTTCTTGGCATTCTCCGTCGGCTACGTCAGTCGGTTCATGCAACGACTGACGATGGAGCACCAGCAGGTCATGAAGAGGATCGTCCGCTACGTGGCGGCGATCCTCGACCACGGTCTCTTCTACCCGAGGTGTCCCGGGGCGGCACACTTCGTCGGGTACAGCGACAGCGATcacgccggcgacatcgacacca